A stretch of Desulfitobacterium dichloroeliminans LMG P-21439 DNA encodes these proteins:
- a CDS encoding basic amino acid ABC transporter substrate-binding protein, whose product MKKSLRNGVIAVLMMGVLALTGCGGSQAPAKDPAASGAGTEKVLKIGSAIEYAPFEFMDEKQNPVGFDIDLMNEIGKDMGYTVKFESSSFDGLVTAIGQGNYDAVISAMTITDDRSKSVLFSDPYFESSQIIAVKKGSDVKSEQDLIGKKVGVQQGTTGQEAVEGLSIDPKKFETIGDAINDMMIGGSDAVVADTPTLYYFIKQNPNMDIEIVSSNFPKEYFGIAFKLDNKELADQVNATLKKFMDNGKYNEIYKKWFNEDAPKF is encoded by the coding sequence ATGAAAAAGAGTTTACGTAATGGCGTTATCGCTGTCCTTATGATGGGCGTGCTCGCTCTGACAGGTTGCGGAGGCAGCCAAGCTCCAGCCAAGGATCCGGCAGCTTCGGGTGCTGGAACAGAAAAGGTTTTAAAGATCGGTTCGGCTATTGAGTATGCGCCCTTTGAATTTATGGATGAAAAACAAAATCCTGTAGGCTTTGACATCGACTTAATGAACGAAATCGGCAAAGATATGGGATACACTGTGAAATTCGAATCTTCATCCTTTGATGGGTTAGTGACTGCTATCGGCCAAGGAAATTATGATGCAGTGATTTCAGCAATGACCATTACTGACGACCGCTCCAAGTCCGTGCTTTTCAGTGATCCCTATTTTGAATCCTCTCAAATTATTGCGGTTAAGAAAGGCTCGGATGTGAAATCTGAGCAGGATTTAATCGGTAAAAAGGTCGGGGTACAACAAGGAACAACAGGTCAGGAAGCTGTTGAGGGATTAAGCATCGATCCGAAGAAATTTGAGACCATCGGGGATGCGATTAACGATATGATGATCGGCGGGTCCGATGCAGTTGTTGCTGATACCCCAACCCTCTACTACTTCATAAAGCAAAATCCCAATATGGATATTGAAATCGTCTCCAGTAACTTTCCTAAAGAATATTTCGGCATCGCCTTTAAGCTCGACAATAAAGAATTAGCTGATCAAGTCAATGCGACGCTTAAGAAATTTATGGATAATGGGAAGTATAACGAGATCTATAAAAAGTGGTTTAATGAGGATGCACCTAAGTTTTAA
- a CDS encoding amino acid ABC transporter ATP-binding protein translates to MITVKNLHKHFGKLEVLRGIDCHIKEKEVVVVIGPSGSGKSTFLRCLNKLEETTQGEISIDGIPLNSEANVNAIRREVGMVFQRFNLFPHKTALENVAMAPEIVRKTNKHQAREIALELLKKVGLEDKADEYPDRLSGGQQQRVAIARALAMHPKVMLFDEPTSALDPEMVGEVLAVMKDLAREGMTMVVVTHEMGFAREVGDRVIFMDEGVIMEEGSPAELFGNPRNPRTQSFLSKIL, encoded by the coding sequence GTGATAACCGTTAAAAATCTGCATAAGCATTTTGGCAAACTGGAGGTACTGCGGGGTATTGATTGCCATATAAAAGAAAAAGAAGTTGTGGTCGTGATTGGTCCCAGTGGCTCAGGGAAAAGCACCTTTTTGCGTTGCCTCAATAAGCTTGAAGAAACGACCCAAGGGGAAATTAGCATAGATGGGATTCCTCTGAATTCGGAAGCTAATGTGAACGCCATCCGCCGTGAGGTAGGAATGGTATTCCAACGCTTTAATCTCTTCCCTCATAAGACTGCTTTAGAGAATGTCGCCATGGCCCCGGAAATCGTTCGGAAGACTAACAAACATCAAGCCCGGGAAATTGCCTTAGAGCTACTGAAAAAGGTTGGACTAGAAGATAAGGCGGATGAGTATCCTGATCGACTCTCGGGTGGGCAGCAACAACGGGTGGCAATTGCACGTGCCTTGGCTATGCATCCTAAAGTCATGCTCTTTGATGAGCCGACCTCTGCTCTTGATCCTGAGATGGTCGGTGAGGTTTTAGCCGTCATGAAGGATCTGGCTCGGGAAGGTATGACTATGGTTGTGGTAACCCATGAGATGGGCTTTGCTCGGGAAGTAGGAGATCGGGTGATCTTCATGGATGAGGGAGTCATTATGGAGGAAGGATCACCGGCAGAGCTTTTCGGTAATCCTCGGAATCCAAGGACCCAGTCCTTCCTAAGCAAGATTCTGTAA
- a CDS encoding helicase-related protein, which produces MFYILLSESVELHITPLREMSFLQEKAEVLLPGLPFGFALSLLDKMSNKKNKAEKLTSFWLRRRKGETKVLKRDRDGLKGELIKILQKKVSISQAWHWEHLESFQFDPEGKIRSRGRDAFQARMTGRLLAKTDLQRLGKECRIPYSEVLCLCHEQISKGYGEWVPAVIKDDQGWRCQRCGGTKVEEWTSIYGSTATCTECTVLGAVSSLHALYRSTCLPDIHWPKQHKIVFSPRWELSEAQKLASQEILKYVQEDSISEAVGREMLLWAACGAGKTEVCFPATAWALEQGRRVLFAAPRQDVIHDVAPRLQEDFPDLQISVLTGISPEHFASSPLVLATTHQILRFYQAFDIIYLDEMDAFPYYGNDALAWGIQQALRPEGKIVYLTATPTAESLGKVRDGKMGLIRIPARHHRRAIPMPEWRKVSEGLAPERFSHHPILKVWQWLKELVRLGPVLIFVPKISWVNAWVNLLQGEFPEWVIAGSYSTDPQRQEKIEGLRRRKYHVFVCTSILERGITFPDAQVVVLEADHKLFDERALVQMAGRVGRTRENPTGSALFLATRKTPGMEKAMVWIREQNELALAQGLID; this is translated from the coding sequence ATGTTCTATATTCTACTTTCGGAATCAGTGGAATTGCATATCACTCCTCTCAGAGAGATGAGCTTCCTTCAGGAGAAGGCTGAGGTCTTGTTACCTGGTCTTCCCTTTGGTTTTGCTTTATCCTTGCTCGATAAAATGAGTAACAAAAAAAACAAAGCGGAGAAGTTGACGTCTTTCTGGCTTAGGCGAAGAAAAGGAGAGACAAAGGTCCTAAAAAGAGATCGGGATGGGCTCAAGGGCGAGCTGATCAAAATTTTGCAGAAAAAGGTAAGCATCTCCCAAGCTTGGCACTGGGAGCATTTGGAGAGTTTTCAATTTGATCCTGAGGGGAAAATTCGGTCTAGAGGCCGAGATGCTTTTCAAGCGAGGATGACAGGAAGACTGCTAGCAAAAACCGATCTTCAACGGTTGGGGAAGGAGTGTCGTATTCCTTATTCTGAAGTTTTATGCCTGTGCCATGAACAAATTAGCAAAGGATATGGGGAATGGGTCCCCGCGGTCATCAAGGATGACCAAGGTTGGAGATGCCAGCGTTGCGGGGGGACAAAGGTAGAGGAATGGACAAGCATTTATGGATCAACCGCTACCTGCACAGAATGCACTGTATTAGGGGCAGTTAGCTCTCTTCATGCTCTCTATCGAAGTACATGTCTACCGGATATACATTGGCCTAAGCAGCATAAGATTGTCTTCTCGCCACGTTGGGAGCTAAGTGAGGCCCAAAAGCTGGCTTCCCAAGAGATTTTAAAGTATGTCCAAGAGGATTCGATAAGTGAGGCTGTTGGGCGGGAAATGTTGCTCTGGGCAGCCTGCGGAGCAGGCAAAACTGAGGTCTGTTTTCCAGCTACCGCATGGGCACTTGAGCAAGGAAGAAGAGTCCTGTTTGCGGCTCCCCGACAGGATGTGATCCATGATGTAGCTCCTCGCTTGCAAGAGGATTTTCCGGACCTGCAGATAAGTGTTTTGACCGGGATCAGTCCGGAGCACTTTGCTTCGTCTCCCTTGGTCCTAGCCACGACTCATCAGATACTCCGATTTTATCAGGCCTTTGATATAATCTATCTTGATGAGATGGATGCCTTCCCCTATTATGGCAACGATGCTTTGGCATGGGGAATTCAGCAAGCCTTGCGACCAGAGGGGAAGATTGTCTATCTGACCGCCACTCCGACCGCAGAAAGTTTAGGTAAGGTACGGGATGGAAAGATGGGACTCATTCGCATACCCGCTCGGCATCACCGTCGGGCTATCCCGATGCCTGAATGGCGGAAGGTCTCCGAGGGGTTGGCGCCGGAAAGGTTTAGTCATCATCCGATTCTGAAAGTATGGCAGTGGCTGAAAGAGTTAGTGCGTCTCGGACCAGTTCTCATCTTCGTCCCAAAAATATCCTGGGTTAATGCATGGGTTAACCTGCTGCAGGGGGAATTCCCAGAGTGGGTCATTGCCGGAAGCTATAGCACTGACCCTCAACGACAAGAGAAGATTGAAGGACTGAGGAGAAGGAAATATCACGTCTTTGTCTGTACCTCCATTCTGGAGCGGGGAATAACATTTCCTGATGCACAGGTTGTGGTGTTAGAAGCAGATCATAAACTGTTTGATGAGAGAGCTCTCGTGCAGATGGCGGGACGGGTGGGAAGAACCCGAGAGAATCCGACTGGCAGTGCTCTCTTCCTTGCCACGAGAAAAACCCCTGGGATGGAAAAGGCGATGGTTTGGATTAGGGAGCAAAATGAATTAGCTCTGGCCCAGGGATTAATCGATTAA
- a CDS encoding cold shock domain-containing protein has protein sequence MLGKVKWFSKQKGYGFIEGDHGQDIFVHFSSISGDGFRTLEEGQGVEFDISQGPRGEQATNVQAR, from the coding sequence GTGCTGGGTAAAGTAAAGTGGTTTAGCAAACAAAAAGGGTATGGCTTTATTGAAGGAGATCATGGGCAAGACATTTTTGTGCATTTTTCTTCAATTAGCGGTGATGGTTTTCGCACTCTCGAAGAAGGACAAGGCGTGGAATTTGATATCAGCCAAGGTCCACGTGGTGAGCAAGCCACGAACGTACAGGCAAGATAA
- a CDS encoding zinc-ribbon domain containing protein, whose product MAFQDKDLVCKDCGTTFVFTVGEQEFYAEKGFENEPQRCRDCRNARKASRNGGEARQREMHTVVCAECGVETQVPFQPTSDRPVYCRDCYQAQRVGR is encoded by the coding sequence ATGGCGTTTCAAGACAAAGATCTAGTATGCAAAGATTGCGGTACCACATTTGTATTCACCGTTGGTGAACAAGAATTCTATGCAGAGAAAGGTTTCGAAAACGAACCACAACGTTGCAGAGATTGCCGTAATGCTCGTAAAGCAAGCCGCAATGGCGGAGAAGCTCGCCAACGCGAAATGCACACTGTTGTTTGTGCAGAATGTGGCGTTGAAACTCAAGTTCCTTTTCAACCAACTTCAGATCGCCCCGTTTACTGCCGTGATTGCTACCAAGCTCAACGTGTAGGTCGCTAA
- a CDS encoding amino acid ABC transporter permease: protein MELRWELMIESINPLLKGAVITLELTAGAVAMGIVIGLFMALMRLSGSRVVRGFAIAYIDFFRGTPLLVQILMVYFAVPQLLGFQIPDNYQFVAGIVAMGLNSGAYIAEIFRAGIQSIDRGQGEAARSLGMGQTQAMRYVILPQAFKRVIPPLGNEFIALLKDSSLVSIIALQDLMYTGKLIVSRTYQPFVIYMEVALIYLVMTLILSRFVSYTERRFGKSDNR from the coding sequence GTGGAACTCCGCTGGGAATTGATGATTGAGAGTATCAACCCCTTGCTGAAAGGGGCAGTAATTACTTTAGAACTTACAGCCGGGGCAGTGGCCATGGGTATCGTCATTGGACTGTTTATGGCCCTGATGCGTTTATCCGGCAGCCGGGTCGTGCGTGGATTCGCGATTGCTTATATTGATTTTTTTAGAGGCACGCCCCTCTTAGTACAGATCCTCATGGTATATTTCGCTGTCCCGCAGCTCTTGGGCTTCCAGATTCCTGATAATTACCAATTTGTCGCCGGGATTGTGGCCATGGGACTTAATTCCGGAGCTTACATCGCCGAAATATTTCGGGCCGGCATCCAGTCCATCGATCGTGGCCAGGGTGAAGCAGCTCGCTCTTTGGGTATGGGTCAAACACAAGCAATGCGCTATGTTATTCTCCCACAGGCCTTTAAACGGGTTATTCCTCCCCTAGGCAATGAGTTTATAGCTCTGTTAAAGGATTCTTCTTTAGTGTCCATTATTGCTCTTCAAGATCTCATGTATACCGGAAAACTCATCGTCAGTCGAACCTACCAACCCTTTGTCATCTATATGGAAGTGGCCTTAATCTATCTTGTGATGACGCTAATCTTATCGCGGTTCGTCAGCTATACGGAGAGGAGGTTCGGTAAGAGTGATAACCGTTAA
- the hpf gene encoding ribosome hibernation-promoting factor, HPF/YfiA family, with product MNISVRGKQMEVTDALKEYVLKRVGKLEKYSDEFMDVKVTLLVEEGRHRVEVTAPIHGIILRGEEESTDMYASIDMVVEKLERQIDKYRTRINKRMRTKVLKDHETLQPANLEDDSEEVVRYKRFGTKPMSVEEAIMQMNLVGHNFYAFTNMDTHAINVVYRRKSGGDYGLLEPEK from the coding sequence ATGAACATCAGCGTTCGCGGCAAACAAATGGAAGTCACCGATGCCCTGAAAGAATACGTTTTAAAAAGGGTAGGGAAATTGGAAAAATACTCTGATGAGTTTATGGATGTTAAAGTAACCCTGCTGGTAGAAGAAGGTCGTCATCGTGTTGAAGTCACTGCGCCCATTCATGGGATAATTCTCCGCGGTGAGGAAGAAAGCACAGATATGTATGCCTCCATCGATATGGTTGTAGAAAAACTGGAACGCCAGATTGATAAGTACCGGACCCGGATCAACAAACGCATGCGTACAAAAGTGCTGAAAGACCACGAGACGCTACAACCGGCGAATCTGGAGGATGACTCCGAAGAGGTTGTTCGATACAAAAGGTTCGGCACAAAGCCGATGTCTGTAGAAGAAGCGATTATGCAAATGAACCTAGTTGGCCACAATTTCTACGCTTTCACCAACATGGACACCCACGCCATTAACGTGGTTTACCGGCGGAAAAGCGGCGGAGACTACGGCTTGCTGGAACCCGAAAAGTAA
- the secA gene encoding preprotein translocase subunit SecA → MGFFDKLFDDNGREIKKYQKRVEAINALEPEIKALSDEQLRAKTDEFKQRLADGESLDSLLPEAFAVVREASWRVIGQRHYDVQLIGGMVLHDGRIAEMRTGEGKTLVATLPSYLNALTGRGVHIVTVNDYLARRDSEMMGLIHQFLGLSVGLIVHGLNYSQRRESYAADITYGTNNEFGFDYLRDNMVTRPDGLVQRELHYAIVDEVDSILIDEARTPLIISGEADKPTELYFRVAMIIPRLKPEEDYNVNEKDRVVTLTEQGVSRVETMLAVENLFDDLHTELAHHVNQALKAHALFKRDRDYVVKDGQVIIVDEFTGRLMFGRRYSEGLHQAIEAKEKVKIEKESQTLATITFQNYFRMFEKLAGMTGTAMTEEPEFRKIYKLDVVVIPTNKPMIREDIPDVVYRTEDGKFKAVVEEIIERYKKGQPVLVGTVSVEKSERLSDMLERRGVPHQVLNAKFHEKEAEIIAGAGLKDMVTIATNMAGRGTDIILGEEVANLGGLHIMGTERHESRRIDNQLRGRAGRQGDPGSSQFFLSLEDDLMRLFGAENIMGMMDKLGMDDSIPITSKMISRSVETAQRRVENRNFEIRKHVLDYDDVMNLQREVIYAQRRQVLMGGNIQESIADMLEKVVRETVDMFGAQSPYPEEWDLNSFLEYVENLILPNHDITFDQVANMEKEEIVEMLLERARAHYKTREEAFGEEIMREIERAVMLQVVDKKWMDHLDAMDMLREGIGLRAYGQKNPLVEYRHEAYDMFQGMISSIQEDTIRYIMRVTPQVTEQKQEEPQHVRTNRDEEQAARPVHNEGPQIGRNDPCPCGSGKKYKKCCGA, encoded by the coding sequence ATGGGTTTCTTTGACAAGTTATTCGATGATAATGGACGTGAGATTAAAAAGTACCAAAAAAGAGTTGAGGCAATCAACGCTTTGGAGCCGGAGATTAAGGCGCTTTCAGATGAACAGTTGCGTGCTAAGACCGATGAATTCAAGCAACGCTTAGCTGATGGAGAAAGTCTGGATAGCCTTTTACCCGAAGCTTTTGCTGTGGTTAGAGAAGCTTCATGGCGGGTCATTGGCCAAAGGCACTACGATGTGCAGCTCATCGGCGGCATGGTCCTCCATGATGGACGAATCGCAGAGATGCGTACTGGAGAAGGAAAAACACTGGTAGCAACCCTTCCGTCTTATTTGAATGCCTTAACAGGTCGGGGGGTCCATATTGTAACCGTAAATGATTATCTTGCCCGTCGTGACAGTGAAATGATGGGCCTAATCCATCAATTCTTAGGACTATCCGTAGGTCTCATTGTTCATGGTTTAAATTATAGCCAGCGGCGTGAAAGCTATGCTGCAGATATAACCTATGGTACCAATAACGAATTTGGCTTTGATTACCTCCGGGATAATATGGTGACCCGGCCGGATGGGCTTGTACAACGGGAGCTACACTATGCCATTGTGGACGAAGTGGACTCCATTCTAATTGATGAGGCACGGACGCCTCTGATTATTTCCGGTGAAGCGGACAAGCCAACTGAGCTTTATTTCCGAGTAGCGATGATTATTCCCCGCTTAAAGCCGGAAGAAGACTATAATGTCAATGAAAAAGACCGGGTGGTTACCCTGACGGAACAAGGGGTCAGCCGGGTCGAAACGATGCTCGCGGTAGAAAATCTCTTTGATGATTTGCATACAGAATTAGCTCATCATGTCAATCAAGCACTCAAAGCCCACGCTCTATTTAAGCGAGATCGAGATTATGTGGTCAAGGATGGCCAAGTCATAATTGTGGATGAGTTCACGGGACGTCTGATGTTTGGACGACGTTATTCGGAAGGTTTACATCAAGCGATTGAAGCCAAGGAAAAAGTAAAAATTGAAAAAGAATCACAAACCTTAGCGACCATTACCTTCCAAAACTATTTCCGGATGTTCGAAAAGCTGGCCGGCATGACCGGGACAGCGATGACGGAAGAGCCGGAATTCAGGAAAATCTACAAACTGGATGTCGTCGTTATTCCCACCAACAAGCCGATGATTCGCGAGGATATACCTGATGTAGTCTATCGGACTGAGGATGGCAAATTTAAAGCAGTTGTTGAGGAAATAATTGAACGCTATAAAAAGGGACAGCCAGTTCTCGTGGGAACCGTATCCGTTGAGAAGTCTGAGCGTTTGAGCGATATGCTGGAGCGTCGTGGTGTTCCTCACCAAGTCCTCAATGCCAAGTTCCATGAGAAGGAGGCCGAGATTATTGCGGGCGCAGGCTTAAAAGACATGGTAACCATTGCCACCAACATGGCCGGTCGTGGTACAGATATTATCCTCGGCGAGGAAGTAGCCAACCTAGGCGGTCTGCATATTATGGGAACAGAGCGCCACGAGTCGCGCCGGATTGATAACCAGCTGCGTGGACGTGCCGGACGTCAAGGGGACCCGGGTTCCTCGCAATTCTTCCTCTCCCTAGAAGATGATCTTATGCGCCTCTTCGGTGCCGAAAACATTATGGGCATGATGGATAAATTGGGTATGGATGACTCCATCCCCATCACCTCCAAGATGATCTCTCGTTCTGTGGAGACTGCTCAACGACGCGTGGAAAATCGCAACTTTGAAATCCGGAAGCATGTCTTGGATTACGATGATGTTATGAATCTCCAACGTGAAGTGATCTACGCTCAACGCCGTCAAGTGCTGATGGGTGGAAACATCCAAGAAAGCATTGCAGATATGTTGGAGAAAGTGGTCCGGGAAACTGTGGATATGTTTGGTGCCCAAAGCCCCTATCCAGAAGAATGGGATCTCAACAGCTTCCTCGAGTATGTGGAGAATCTCATCTTACCTAACCATGATATTACCTTTGATCAAGTGGCCAACATGGAGAAGGAAGAAATTGTTGAGATGCTGCTCGAAAGAGCGCGTGCACATTATAAAACCCGGGAAGAAGCCTTCGGCGAAGAGATAATGCGGGAAATCGAACGGGCTGTTATGCTCCAAGTTGTGGACAAAAAATGGATGGATCACCTGGATGCGATGGATATGCTCCGAGAGGGTATTGGCTTACGGGCTTATGGACAGAAGAATCCCTTGGTAGAATATCGCCATGAGGCTTATGATATGTTCCAAGGTATGATTAGCTCTATCCAAGAAGATACGATTCGCTATATCATGAGAGTAACTCCGCAAGTGACAGAGCAAAAACAGGAAGAACCTCAGCATGTTCGTACGAATCGAGATGAGGAACAAGCTGCCCGCCCAGTCCATAATGAGGGACCTCAAATCGGACGTAACGATCCCTGCCCTTGTGGAAGTGGGAAAAAGTATAAGAAATGCTGCGGAGCGTGA
- the fabZ gene encoding 3-hydroxyacyl-ACP dehydratase FabZ encodes MLESQEIQKIIPHRYPFLLVDRILELEEGKRGVGLKNVSGNEPFFQGHFPGYPVMPGVLIMEALAQVGAVILLKLPEYAGHVALFAGLEDVRFRKQVIPGDQLRLEVELLKLKRGIGVAQGKAYVGNDVVAEGTLKFAVGPKLEN; translated from the coding sequence ATGTTAGAAAGTCAAGAAATTCAAAAAATCATTCCTCATCGTTATCCTTTTTTACTGGTTGATCGCATTCTCGAATTAGAGGAAGGAAAACGCGGTGTGGGATTAAAAAATGTTTCCGGCAATGAGCCCTTTTTCCAAGGGCATTTTCCGGGTTATCCCGTGATGCCTGGTGTGCTGATTATGGAAGCCTTGGCCCAGGTGGGAGCCGTCATTCTACTAAAGCTGCCGGAATACGCAGGACATGTGGCGCTTTTTGCCGGACTTGAGGACGTGCGGTTCCGCAAACAAGTCATCCCAGGAGACCAACTTCGTTTGGAAGTTGAACTGCTTAAGCTCAAACGCGGTATTGGCGTTGCTCAGGGCAAAGCTTATGTGGGAAATGATGTAGTAGCTGAGGGTACCTTGAAATTTGCGGTAGGTCCAAAATTAGAAAACTAA
- a CDS encoding ComF family protein: MARDALSFWQHLKDLAHSLLYEKQTTCLLCDAPVTGSQVFCGPCESAYFYPGLRRCGHCGKLIEGNVEECQDCAQGRGPKGLNQVVAWGHYTEAWRELIQDVKFKSQPYLLKRLSQPLAEFAIHHLPPPDVLVPVPMHGERLAERGFNQAAAIASLLHWELKIPIWEGLQRVRATTPQVGLSRQERLHNLEGVFRMTPEQKCIQGARIWLIDDVATTGATLEHCAKELRKNGAEEVYGLVLAAGMEKS; encoded by the coding sequence ATGGCACGCGACGCCCTTTCCTTCTGGCAGCATCTAAAAGATCTTGCACACTCCTTGCTTTATGAAAAGCAAACCACCTGCCTTCTCTGCGATGCACCAGTCACTGGAAGTCAGGTTTTTTGTGGTCCCTGTGAGTCTGCCTACTTTTATCCCGGCCTCAGGCGTTGTGGGCATTGCGGAAAGCTCATCGAAGGGAATGTTGAGGAATGCCAGGATTGCGCCCAAGGAAGGGGCCCCAAGGGACTGAACCAAGTGGTGGCTTGGGGACATTATACCGAGGCTTGGCGGGAGTTGATTCAGGATGTCAAATTTAAATCCCAGCCCTATCTCCTGAAAAGGCTAAGTCAGCCCTTGGCGGAATTTGCCATCCATCACTTGCCTCCACCGGATGTTTTGGTACCTGTTCCGATGCATGGGGAAAGATTGGCGGAACGAGGTTTTAACCAAGCGGCAGCAATTGCCTCGCTTCTGCACTGGGAACTGAAGATTCCCATCTGGGAGGGACTTCAAAGAGTTCGAGCCACCACGCCCCAAGTCGGATTGAGTCGTCAAGAGCGGCTGCATAACTTAGAAGGGGTTTTTCGTATGACCCCTGAGCAAAAATGCATCCAAGGGGCAAGGATATGGCTGATTGATGATGTGGCGACCACCGGTGCAACCTTAGAACACTGCGCGAAGGAGCTGAGGAAGAACGGCGCCGAGGAAGTTTATGGACTTGTTCTAGCTGCCGGTATGGAGAAATCCTAA
- a CDS encoding DUF2680 domain-containing protein: protein MLKKFAVSLLTLAFLSLGAGSAFGATAAAPDPAKLAELKALHQQMVELKVQMLDKQVEAGILEKEKAAEIKAKIEHHQKKVEEDLANGKYDFGKRHHKDGVKKSEGDQKTSDTKSSSSTR from the coding sequence TTGTTGAAGAAATTCGCTGTAAGTTTACTCACCTTAGCCTTCCTCTCTTTAGGTGCTGGTAGTGCTTTTGGAGCAACAGCTGCTGCACCTGATCCTGCCAAATTGGCAGAACTCAAAGCTCTCCACCAACAGATGGTTGAGCTCAAGGTGCAAATGCTCGACAAACAAGTCGAAGCAGGAATTCTTGAAAAAGAAAAGGCTGCTGAAATCAAGGCTAAAATCGAGCATCACCAAAAAAAGGTTGAAGAGGATCTGGCTAATGGAAAGTATGACTTTGGGAAAAGGCATCATAAAGATGGTGTTAAAAAATCCGAAGGCGATCAAAAAACATCCGACACAAAATCTTCTTCAAGTACGCGCTGA
- a CDS encoding glycosyltransferase — protein sequence MATYKVLQLIGGGEIGGAEQHVLTLLQGLHSASLSLTSGCLVAGPFAKLTEERGIPTLLFPMRHALDLSPLPKLIEVIRREEFSLLHTHGSRANLLGRLAGWRLKIPVISTVHSSLRQDYLSPQAARLALTLDRLTLPLTSGIITVSEALAQEVAARGGQKIRTIYNGIQLLPQLDSLEERDNLRQCFRQIWKIPNGALVLGCVARLHPTKGLSTLLEAAQILRSQFPLIHILIIGDGPLHSELQKQAKSLDLTLTLAGYLPDAYQALPAMDLFVLPSLSEGMGLVLLEAMQARLPIVATAVGGIPEVIRHKQDGLLVPPGQPKDLAESCAELLQKPDLAASCIASGAKRWQDFSVQMMLRQTQNFYGEVLMI from the coding sequence TTGGCTACCTACAAAGTATTACAATTAATTGGCGGTGGAGAAATCGGGGGTGCCGAGCAGCATGTTCTAACCCTGCTACAGGGTCTTCACTCGGCCTCTTTATCCCTGACTTCAGGCTGTTTAGTCGCCGGACCTTTTGCCAAGCTTACTGAGGAGCGTGGAATTCCCACTCTACTCTTTCCCATGAGACATGCTCTGGATCTATCCCCTTTGCCCAAGCTAATAGAGGTGATACGCCGAGAAGAGTTTTCGCTTCTCCACACTCATGGCTCCCGGGCCAATCTTCTTGGCAGATTGGCCGGCTGGCGCTTAAAGATTCCTGTGATCAGCACAGTCCATAGCTCCCTTCGACAAGATTATCTTTCCCCGCAGGCTGCCCGCTTAGCCCTAACCTTAGATCGTCTAACCCTGCCCCTGACTTCTGGAATTATCACGGTTTCCGAGGCTTTAGCTCAAGAGGTTGCTGCACGTGGAGGGCAAAAGATTCGCACCATCTACAACGGAATCCAGCTCCTACCTCAGCTTGATTCTCTCGAGGAAAGGGATAATTTACGTCAGTGTTTTCGCCAAATATGGAAAATCCCTAACGGTGCCCTAGTACTCGGCTGTGTCGCTCGCCTGCACCCAACGAAAGGCTTAAGCACGCTCCTTGAGGCAGCGCAAATCCTCCGGAGCCAATTCCCCTTAATCCATATTCTTATCATCGGTGACGGACCCCTTCACTCAGAACTCCAAAAACAAGCAAAATCTCTTGATCTAACACTTACCCTGGCGGGATATCTACCTGATGCTTACCAAGCCCTTCCCGCTATGGATCTTTTTGTTCTTCCCTCCCTTAGCGAAGGCATGGGTCTAGTGCTCCTGGAAGCCATGCAAGCCCGTTTACCTATTGTTGCTACAGCTGTAGGAGGCATACCCGAAGTCATCCGCCACAAACAGGATGGGTTGCTGGTCCCTCCCGGGCAACCGAAGGATCTCGCCGAATCCTGTGCTGAGCTACTTCAAAAACCCGACCTTGCTGCCTCGTGTATAGCTTCCGGGGCAAAGCGCTGGCAGGATTTCAGCGTCCAGATGATGCTCAGACAAACTCAGAACTTTTATGGAGAAGTGTTGATGATTTAA